Proteins encoded in a region of the Planococcus citri chromosome 1, ihPlaCitr1.1, whole genome shotgun sequence genome:
- the Rpn13 gene encoding proteasomal ubiquitin receptor ADRM1 homolog isoform X2: MSSNALFAPSNSRNQQKHLVEFKAGKMYMKGNMVHPDKKKGLLYVYQSEDALMHLCWKDRQSGNVEDDLIIFPDDCEFKRVPECTTGRVYLLKFKSNMRKFFFWVQEAKTDKDEENCRRINEVLNNPPSLNSSRNSGGTPDGELQSILNNMSQQQLMQLFGGVSGQMGGISNLLGTMNRPSSSSNRATSGSSSSSKPPTSTSSASSKSSTKTTTSQSASSGSSDKPQTPTGGTSSGSGTSSIQLSDLQNFLSGLGVPGNSESASVQPALTSDALQSILNNPEAVKELQKYLPSEGTDLNQEENLRSTLSCPQFQQALRTFSTALQSGQLGPVVQQFEVGSDAVQAANQGNMEEFVKALQNAKISSESSKQPEKRKTSEDSGTEAKKKGNKDDEKPNEEK; this comes from the exons atgtCGAGTAATGCTTTAtttgccccttcaaattctcgaaatCAGCAGAAGCATTTGGTCGAATTCAAAGCTGGTAAAATGTACATGAAGGGGAACATGGTACATCCAGATAAAAAGAAAGGTTTGCTCTACGTATACCAGTCCGAGGACGCGTTGATGCATCTTTGTTGGAAAGATCGACAAAGCGGAAACGTTGAAGAT gatttgatcatttttcctGATGATTGTGAGTTCAAACGAGTTCCAGAATGTACGACGGGCCGTGTTTACTTGCTGAAATTCAAGTCCAATATGAGGAAATTCTTCTTTTGGGTTCAG GAAGCGAAAACTGATAAGGATGAAGAAAATTGTCGTCGTATAAACGAAGTTTTGAATAATCCTCCTAGTTTGAATTCTTCTCGTAATAGTGGTGGAACTCCAG ACGGTGAATTGCAAAGCATTTTGAACAATATGTCCCAACAACAATTGATGCAGCTTTTCGGTGGAGTTAGCGGACAAATGGGTGGCATATCCAATCTACTTGGAACTATGAA TCGTCCATCGTCTTCGAGTAATCGAGCTACTTCTGGTTCTAGTTCGTCGTCGAAACCGCCTACTTCCACGAGTTCTGCTAGTTCTAAATCATCTACTAAAACTACCACTTCGCAGTCTg CCTCATCCGGAAGTTCGGATAAACCACAAACGCCAACTGGAGGTACGTCAAGTGGTAGCGGTACTTCATCGATACAGCTCAGCGATTTGCAAAACTTTCTTAGCGGTTTAGGTGTTCCGGGTAATTCTGAAAGTGCCAGCGTGCAACCTG CTCTTACATCCGATGCACTTCAATCAATTTTAAACAATCCAGAAGCTGTGAAGGAATTGCAAAAGTACCTCCCTTCCGAAGGAACTGATTTGAATCAAGAAGAAAATTTACGTAGCACGTTATCTTGTCCTCAATTCCAACAG GCCTTACGTACATTCAGTACTGCTCTGCAGTCTGGTCAACTTGGACCCGTAGTTCAACAATTCGAAGTAGGTTCTGACGCTGTTCAAGCTGCCAATCAAGGAAACATGGAAGAGTTCGTCAAAGCGCTTCAGAACGCTAAAATTAGTAGCGAATCTAGCAAGCAGCCTGAGAAGCGAAAAACTTCCGAAGATTCGGGTACCGaggctaaaaaaaaaggaaataaagaCGATGAGAAGccaaacgaagaaaaataa
- the Rpn13 gene encoding proteasomal ubiquitin receptor ADRM1 homolog isoform X1: MSSNALFAPSNSRNQQKHLVEFKAGKMYMKGNMVHPDKKKGLLYVYQSEDALMHLCWKDRQSGNVEDDLIIFPDDCEFKRVPECTTGRVYLLKFKSNMRKFFFWVQEAKTDKDEENCRRINEVLNNPPSLNSSRNSGGTPDGELQSILNNMSQQQLMQLFGGVSGQMGGISNLLGTMNRPSSSSNRATSGSSSSSKPPTSTSSASSKSSTKTTTSQSASSGSSDKPQTPTGGTSSGSGTSSIQLSDLQNFLSGLGVPGNSESASVQPVDLSTALTSDALQSILNNPEAVKELQKYLPSEGTDLNQEENLRSTLSCPQFQQALRTFSTALQSGQLGPVVQQFEVGSDAVQAANQGNMEEFVKALQNAKISSESSKQPEKRKTSEDSGTEAKKKGNKDDEKPNEEK; encoded by the exons atgtCGAGTAATGCTTTAtttgccccttcaaattctcgaaatCAGCAGAAGCATTTGGTCGAATTCAAAGCTGGTAAAATGTACATGAAGGGGAACATGGTACATCCAGATAAAAAGAAAGGTTTGCTCTACGTATACCAGTCCGAGGACGCGTTGATGCATCTTTGTTGGAAAGATCGACAAAGCGGAAACGTTGAAGAT gatttgatcatttttcctGATGATTGTGAGTTCAAACGAGTTCCAGAATGTACGACGGGCCGTGTTTACTTGCTGAAATTCAAGTCCAATATGAGGAAATTCTTCTTTTGGGTTCAG GAAGCGAAAACTGATAAGGATGAAGAAAATTGTCGTCGTATAAACGAAGTTTTGAATAATCCTCCTAGTTTGAATTCTTCTCGTAATAGTGGTGGAACTCCAG ACGGTGAATTGCAAAGCATTTTGAACAATATGTCCCAACAACAATTGATGCAGCTTTTCGGTGGAGTTAGCGGACAAATGGGTGGCATATCCAATCTACTTGGAACTATGAA TCGTCCATCGTCTTCGAGTAATCGAGCTACTTCTGGTTCTAGTTCGTCGTCGAAACCGCCTACTTCCACGAGTTCTGCTAGTTCTAAATCATCTACTAAAACTACCACTTCGCAGTCTg CCTCATCCGGAAGTTCGGATAAACCACAAACGCCAACTGGAGGTACGTCAAGTGGTAGCGGTACTTCATCGATACAGCTCAGCGATTTGCAAAACTTTCTTAGCGGTTTAGGTGTTCCGGGTAATTCTGAAAGTGCCAGCGTGCAACCTG TTGACTTGTCTACAGCTCTTACATCCGATGCACTTCAATCAATTTTAAACAATCCAGAAGCTGTGAAGGAATTGCAAAAGTACCTCCCTTCCGAAGGAACTGATTTGAATCAAGAAGAAAATTTACGTAGCACGTTATCTTGTCCTCAATTCCAACAG GCCTTACGTACATTCAGTACTGCTCTGCAGTCTGGTCAACTTGGACCCGTAGTTCAACAATTCGAAGTAGGTTCTGACGCTGTTCAAGCTGCCAATCAAGGAAACATGGAAGAGTTCGTCAAAGCGCTTCAGAACGCTAAAATTAGTAGCGAATCTAGCAAGCAGCCTGAGAAGCGAAAAACTTCCGAAGATTCGGGTACCGaggctaaaaaaaaaggaaataaagaCGATGAGAAGccaaacgaagaaaaataa